One window of the Mycobacterium haemophilum DSM 44634 genome contains the following:
- a CDS encoding RNA polymerase sigma-70 factor — translation MTRAPTGGEHAERFTLLRPLLFTIAYEILGSATKSDDVLQDSYLRWAGVDLATVRDTKSYLAQLVTRQALNALRADARRREEYVGPWLPEPLLLDDQDPSADIVLAESVSMAMLVLLETLSPDERAVFVLREVFGFSYDEIADAVGKPAPTIRQVAHRAREHVRARRRRFATVDPQRNAEITTAFLATAASGDVEALMAMLAPDATWVADSGGKVSAARRPVAGASRVARAIVGLMRKMHEVWATLRVEMVTCNSAPAVLLYHKERLEMVVTLEIADNKITNFYVMRNPDKLATVATTRAISRD, via the coding sequence ATGACGCGCGCACCGACCGGTGGTGAGCACGCGGAGCGGTTCACCCTGCTGCGCCCGTTACTGTTCACCATCGCCTACGAAATCCTCGGCTCGGCAACAAAATCCGACGACGTGTTGCAGGACAGCTATCTGCGGTGGGCTGGCGTTGACCTGGCGACCGTGCGCGATACCAAGTCCTACCTGGCCCAGCTGGTCACCCGCCAAGCGCTCAACGCGTTGCGGGCCGACGCCCGCCGCCGCGAAGAGTACGTGGGGCCGTGGCTGCCGGAGCCGCTGCTTCTCGACGACCAGGACCCCTCGGCCGACATCGTCCTGGCGGAATCAGTTTCGATGGCGATGCTGGTCCTGTTGGAAACGCTAAGCCCCGACGAACGAGCGGTGTTCGTGCTGCGGGAGGTGTTCGGATTCAGCTACGACGAGATTGCCGACGCGGTGGGTAAACCGGCGCCAACCATCCGGCAGGTCGCCCACCGGGCACGCGAACACGTACGGGCGCGGCGGAGAAGATTCGCCACTGTGGATCCACAGCGCAATGCGGAGATCACCACTGCGTTCCTGGCCACGGCGGCCAGCGGTGACGTCGAGGCCCTGATGGCAATGCTCGCGCCCGACGCCACCTGGGTAGCCGATAGTGGCGGCAAGGTGAGCGCTGCCCGCCGACCCGTTGCCGGCGCATCGCGGGTGGCCAGGGCCATCGTCGGGCTGATGCGCAAGATGCACGAGGTGTGGGCGACGCTGCGCGTGGAGATGGTGACCTGTAACAGTGCTCCGGCGGTCTTGCTCTACCACAAGGAACGCCTTGAGATGGTGGTCACGTTGGAGATCGCCGACAACAAGATCACGAACTTCTACGTGATGCGCAACCCCGACAAACTGGCGACCGTGGCGACCACACGCGCGATCAGCCGGGACTAG
- a CDS encoding aminodeoxychorismate synthase component I: MRIERLGDLGGAPQVLRALGDATTGLDLPPPAALTGDWFDALAVIAPSLSVQPVDVDDAFAVQLGARTPDSAAVGGGWVGYLSYPDPAADGQPNRIPEAAGGWTDCVLRRDRSAQWWYESLSGAPMPGWLAAALATTPGPARDCQIDWDRADWGAHRDGVLACLEAIRAGEIYQACVCTQFTGTVTGAPLDFFIGGVARTAPARAAYVAGPWGAVASLSPELFLRRRGAVVTSSPIKGTLPLQAWPSALRASAKEVAENIMIVDLVRNDLGRVAITGTVTVPELLVVRRAPGVWHLVSTVSAQVPVELPTAVLLDAAFPAASITGTPKLRARQLISQWEPRRRGIYCGTVGLASPIAGCELNVAIRTVEFDTTGNAVLGVGGGITADSDPDAEWQECLHKAAPIVGLPSVATAASVG; this comes from the coding sequence GTGCGAATCGAGCGGCTCGGCGATCTTGGCGGCGCACCCCAGGTGCTGCGCGCTCTCGGCGACGCCACCACCGGGCTCGATTTGCCGCCGCCCGCTGCTTTGACCGGCGATTGGTTCGACGCGCTGGCAGTAATCGCACCGAGCCTGTCAGTACAACCGGTGGACGTCGACGACGCGTTCGCAGTCCAGTTAGGCGCACGAACACCCGATTCGGCAGCAGTGGGCGGCGGCTGGGTCGGCTACCTGTCCTACCCGGACCCCGCAGCCGACGGGCAGCCAAACCGGATCCCCGAAGCCGCCGGCGGTTGGACCGACTGTGTGCTGCGTCGCGACCGTAGCGCGCAGTGGTGGTACGAGAGCCTGTCCGGTGCACCGATGCCCGGCTGGCTGGCCGCCGCACTAGCAACAACGCCGGGGCCCGCGCGAGACTGCCAGATCGACTGGGACAGGGCAGACTGGGGGGCCCATCGCGACGGCGTACTTGCCTGCCTGGAGGCGATCCGTGCCGGCGAGATCTACCAAGCGTGTGTGTGCACACAGTTCACCGGGACCGTCACCGGCGCCCCGCTGGACTTCTTCATCGGTGGGGTGGCACGCACCGCTCCGGCGCGTGCCGCTTATGTCGCTGGACCGTGGGGTGCGGTGGCATCGCTATCCCCGGAGCTATTCCTTCGACGCCGTGGTGCCGTCGTGACGTCCAGCCCGATCAAAGGCACCTTGCCGTTGCAGGCCTGGCCGTCGGCATTGCGGGCTTCGGCCAAAGAGGTGGCCGAGAACATCATGATCGTGGATCTGGTGCGTAATGACCTCGGCCGAGTAGCCATTACCGGCACGGTCACCGTACCCGAGCTGTTGGTGGTACGGCGCGCGCCGGGCGTGTGGCACCTGGTCTCCACGGTGTCGGCCCAGGTTCCCGTCGAGCTGCCAACGGCGGTGCTGCTAGACGCCGCCTTCCCGGCTGCCTCGATAACTGGAACCCCCAAGCTAAGGGCCCGCCAATTGATTTCGCAATGGGAACCCCGACGCCGTGGGATATATTGCGGCACAGTTGGTTTGGCGTCCCCCATCGCCGGTTGCGAGCTGAACGTCGCGATCCGAACCGTCGAATTCGACACCACCGGTAACGCCGTGCTGGGAGTCGGCGGCGGGATCACCGCCGACTCCGATCCCGACGCTGAATGGCAGGAGTGCCTGCATAAGGCGGCACCCATCGTCGGGCTACCATCTGTCGCGACCGCGGCGTCGGTCGGTTAG
- a CDS encoding NAD(P)/FAD-dependent oxidoreductase, which produces MTEMTDHRTHVVVVGGGYAGTLAANHLRLRRDIDITLVNPRPVFVERIRLHQVVASTAAATLAYDTLLSAGIRLVVDTVSGIDTGDRQVLLASGAVLNYDYLIYAVGSTGTTPATPSGVPGAAEFAYSVAELESAHRLRYVVTDLPVTAPITVVGGGLTGIETASELAEQGRSVTLVCGGILGPSLSNLGRRSVTKQLRKLGVDVRESVAATEVRWDAVVLGDGAVLPSAATVWTVGFAVPDLAARSGLRTDAVGRLLTDETLTSVDDDRVVAAGDAAAPSGHPLRMSCQAAGPLGAQAANTVLSRIAGNEPAKLNQAFVGQCISLGRSHATFQLAHTDDTPMNVVVGGRVAASIKESICKATVWSIRREATRPGSYFWLKGGNRPARLAANQQVALR; this is translated from the coding sequence ATGACCGAGATGACCGACCACCGCACTCATGTCGTCGTTGTCGGCGGCGGATACGCCGGAACACTGGCCGCCAACCATCTGCGGCTGCGCCGCGACATCGACATCACACTCGTGAATCCCCGTCCGGTCTTCGTCGAGCGAATCCGCCTGCATCAGGTGGTCGCCAGCACCGCCGCCGCGACCCTCGCTTACGACACGCTGCTCAGCGCCGGGATCCGGCTGGTCGTCGACACCGTCTCCGGTATTGACACCGGAGACCGGCAGGTCCTGTTGGCCTCGGGTGCCGTGCTGAACTACGACTACCTGATCTACGCCGTGGGCAGCACTGGCACGACGCCCGCCACACCATCCGGGGTGCCCGGCGCAGCCGAATTCGCTTATTCGGTAGCCGAACTGGAGAGCGCTCACCGGCTGAGGTACGTGGTCACCGATCTGCCTGTTACCGCTCCCATCACGGTGGTCGGCGGCGGATTGACCGGTATCGAAACGGCTTCCGAGCTGGCCGAGCAAGGTCGCTCGGTGACGCTGGTGTGTGGCGGCATCCTAGGGCCGTCGTTAAGCAACCTGGGCCGGCGCTCGGTGACGAAGCAGCTACGCAAGCTCGGTGTGGACGTGCGCGAGTCCGTGGCCGCCACCGAGGTGCGGTGGGACGCGGTGGTACTCGGCGACGGCGCGGTACTACCCAGCGCCGCGACCGTGTGGACGGTGGGATTCGCTGTGCCCGACTTGGCCGCACGCAGCGGGCTACGCACCGACGCCGTGGGCCGGCTCCTCACCGACGAAACGCTGACCAGCGTTGACGACGATCGCGTCGTCGCTGCCGGTGACGCCGCCGCACCATCAGGCCACCCGTTGCGGATGAGCTGTCAAGCCGCTGGGCCGTTGGGCGCCCAAGCCGCCAACACCGTGCTCAGCCGTATCGCCGGAAATGAGCCGGCGAAACTGAACCAGGCGTTCGTCGGGCAGTGCATCAGCCTGGGCCGCTCGCACGCCACCTTCCAGCTCGCGCACACCGACGACACCCCGATGAATGTGGTCGTGGGCGGCCGGGTAGCCGCGTCCATCAAAGAATCGATCTGCAAGGCCACCGTGTGGTCCATCCGGCGCGAGGCGACCAGACCCGGCTCGTACTTCTGGCTCAAGGGCGGCAATAGGCCCGCAAGGTTGGCGGCCAACCAGCAGGTCGCTCTGCGATGA
- a CDS encoding dolichyl-phosphate-mannose--protein mannosyltransferase produces MTAPPRETPVALENPAEPPMPVISPGPLVPVADFGPTDDVRGWIATGVITVLATVTRFLNLSSPTDAGTPIFDEKHYAPQAWQLLHNHGVEDNPGFGLVVHPPVGKQLIAIGEAIFGYNGVGWRFTGALLGVVMVALVLRIVRRITRSTLVGAIAGLLIICDGVSFVTARTALLDGFLTFFVVAAFGALVVDRDQVRQRMHIALTEGRSSETAYGPRLGVRWWRFLAGVLLGLACATKWSGLYFVLFFGVMSLAFDVAARRQYQIHRPWLGVLRRDVVPAGYALGLIPVLVYLASYAPWFASETAIDRYQVGQTIGRHGVIPLPDAIRSLWYYHAKALQFHAGLTNSAGNYHPWESKPWSWPMSLRPVLYAIDQQDVPGCGAQSCVKAEMLVGTPAMWWLAVPVLVYATWRAVIRRDWRYAAVLLGYCAGWLPWFADIDRQMYFFYAATMAPFLVMGIALILGDILYARNQSSERRTLGLIVVSCYVALVVTNFVWLFPVLTGLPISQQTWNMEIWLPSWR; encoded by the coding sequence ATGACCGCCCCGCCCCGCGAAACCCCCGTCGCCTTGGAAAACCCCGCGGAGCCCCCGATGCCCGTCATTAGTCCAGGGCCGCTGGTGCCGGTAGCAGATTTCGGGCCAACCGACGACGTGCGCGGTTGGATCGCGACCGGCGTCATCACCGTGCTAGCAACTGTGACGCGTTTCCTCAATCTGAGCTCGCCGACCGATGCCGGCACACCCATCTTTGACGAGAAGCACTACGCGCCGCAGGCGTGGCAGTTGTTGCACAACCATGGGGTGGAAGACAACCCCGGCTTCGGCCTGGTCGTTCATCCCCCAGTCGGTAAACAATTGATTGCCATCGGCGAGGCCATCTTCGGATACAACGGCGTGGGCTGGCGATTCACCGGTGCGCTGCTCGGCGTGGTCATGGTGGCACTGGTGCTGCGGATCGTGCGGCGGATCACCCGCTCGACGCTGGTCGGCGCTATCGCGGGGTTGTTGATTATCTGCGACGGCGTCAGCTTTGTCACCGCGCGCACCGCACTGCTCGACGGCTTCCTCACCTTCTTCGTGGTCGCGGCGTTCGGCGCCCTCGTCGTCGACCGCGATCAGGTCCGCCAACGAATGCACATAGCGCTCACGGAGGGGCGGTCCAGCGAAACAGCTTATGGTCCGCGGCTCGGTGTACGTTGGTGGCGTTTCCTGGCCGGGGTGCTGCTTGGATTGGCTTGTGCGACAAAGTGGTCCGGCCTGTATTTCGTGCTGTTCTTTGGTGTGATGTCGTTGGCGTTTGATGTGGCGGCGCGGCGGCAGTACCAGATACACAGGCCATGGCTGGGAGTCCTACGACGTGACGTTGTCCCCGCCGGATATGCGCTGGGGCTCATCCCCGTGCTGGTGTACCTAGCCAGCTACGCGCCGTGGTTCGCGTCCGAGACCGCGATCGACCGATACCAGGTCGGTCAAACAATTGGGCGCCACGGGGTGATCCCACTGCCCGACGCCATTCGCTCGCTGTGGTACTACCACGCCAAGGCACTGCAATTCCATGCCGGCCTGACGAATTCGGCGGGCAACTACCACCCGTGGGAATCCAAACCGTGGAGCTGGCCAATGTCGTTGCGGCCGGTACTGTACGCGATTGATCAGCAGGACGTGCCCGGTTGTGGGGCACAGTCATGTGTCAAGGCCGAGATGCTGGTCGGCACGCCCGCGATGTGGTGGCTAGCGGTGCCTGTCCTGGTCTACGCGACTTGGCGGGCGGTCATTCGGCGAGACTGGCGCTACGCGGCTGTTTTGCTCGGGTATTGCGCGGGGTGGCTGCCGTGGTTCGCCGACATCGACCGGCAGATGTACTTCTTCTACGCGGCGACGATGGCGCCGTTCCTAGTCATGGGCATCGCGCTGATCCTCGGCGACATTCTCTACGCCCGTAATCAGAGCTCCGAACGACGCACACTCGGGCTAATCGTGGTCTCCTGCTATGTGGCGTTAGTGGTGACAAACTTCGTTTGGCTGTTTCCGGTGCTCACCGGTCTGCCTATCTCGCAACAGACCTGGAACATGGAGATCTGGCTGCCCAGTTGGCGCTAG
- the rsmI gene encoding 16S rRNA (cytidine(1402)-2'-O)-methyltransferase — MTDGRLLLGATPLGQPLDASRRLTDALRCADVVAAEDTRRARTLAKTLGVAITGRLISLFDQVEAARVSALVADIEAGATVLVISDAGMPVISDPGYRLVAACIAAGLPVRCLPGPSAVTTALAVSGLPSEKFCFEGFAPRKSSARSTWLASLADERRTCVFFESPRRLAACLRDAVDQLGGSRPAVVCRELTKVHEEVVRGSLDELAAWAADGVLGEITVVLAGATPRADLSLLVAEVENLIAGGARVKDACGQVAAVHSAVRSRQLYDAVLRSRQAGR, encoded by the coding sequence ATGACCGATGGTCGCCTGTTGCTGGGTGCCACCCCGTTGGGCCAACCCTTGGATGCGTCGAGAAGGTTGACCGACGCGCTGCGTTGTGCCGATGTGGTGGCGGCCGAAGACACCCGGCGGGCGCGAACTTTGGCGAAAACCCTCGGCGTGGCCATCACCGGCCGACTGATCAGCCTGTTCGACCAGGTGGAGGCCGCGCGGGTGTCTGCCTTGGTAGCCGACATCGAAGCTGGCGCCACGGTGCTGGTGATCAGCGATGCTGGAATGCCGGTGATCAGCGACCCCGGTTATCGGCTGGTCGCGGCGTGCATCGCTGCTGGCCTGCCGGTGCGGTGTCTGCCCGGGCCGTCCGCGGTGACGACGGCGCTGGCCGTGTCCGGTCTTCCGTCGGAGAAGTTCTGTTTCGAGGGTTTCGCACCACGTAAGAGCTCGGCACGCAGCACCTGGTTGGCTTCGCTGGCCGACGAACGGCGCACCTGTGTGTTCTTCGAATCGCCGCGCCGGTTGGCCGCATGCCTGCGCGATGCCGTCGACCAGCTCGGCGGTTCTCGTCCGGCGGTGGTTTGCCGGGAGCTGACCAAGGTGCATGAGGAGGTGGTGCGCGGATCGCTCGACGAGTTAGCAGCCTGGGCGGCCGACGGTGTGCTCGGTGAGATCACCGTTGTGCTGGCCGGTGCAACTCCGCGCGCCGACTTGTCCTTGCTAGTCGCTGAGGTGGAGAACCTCATCGCAGGAGGTGCCCGCGTCAAGGACGCGTGCGGCCAGGTGGCCGCTGTGCATTCGGCGGTGCGCTCGCGCCAGCTCTACGACGCGGTCTTGAGGTCACGCCAGGCGGGAAGGTAA
- the arcA gene encoding arginine deiminase → MTVAELGAYSEVGALRVAILHRPGAELRRLNPRNNDQLLFDGLPRVSRAQEEHDQFAELLRSRGVEVLLLSDLLIEALASGAARMHGVGAAVDARRLGTALAQELSAYLRGLDPVTLAHVLTAGMTFNELPPDTRNDVSLVLRMHHGADFVIEPLPNLVFTRDSSIWVGPRVVIPTLALRARVREASLTDLIYAHHPRFTGVRKAYESRSAPVEGGDVLLLAPGVIAVGVGERTTPAGAEALARSLFDDDLAHTVLAVPIAQRRAQMHLDTVCTLVDTDTVLMYANIVDTLTAFAIQRTPHGVTVSDAAPFLEAAARAIGIDKLRVIDTGLDPVTAEREQWDDGNNTLALEPGVVVAYERNVQTNIRLQDAGIEVLTIAGSELGTGRGGPRCMSCPIARDPL, encoded by the coding sequence GTGACTGTTGCCGAGCTGGGCGCGTATTCCGAGGTGGGGGCGCTGCGGGTCGCCATCTTGCACCGTCCGGGCGCCGAACTGCGGCGACTCAACCCGCGCAACAACGATCAGCTGCTCTTCGACGGGCTGCCCCGGGTCTCGCGCGCGCAGGAGGAGCACGACCAATTCGCCGAACTACTGCGCTCCCGCGGCGTGGAAGTGTTGCTGCTGTCTGACCTGCTGATTGAAGCTTTGGCGAGTGGGGCCGCCCGGATGCATGGGGTCGGCGCGGCCGTAGATGCACGGCGTCTTGGTACGGCGTTGGCACAAGAACTTTCGGCGTATCTGCGCGGCCTCGACCCGGTCACGCTGGCCCACGTGTTGACGGCTGGGATGACGTTCAACGAGCTTCCGCCAGACACCCGGAACGATGTGTCGTTGGTGCTTCGCATGCATCATGGGGCGGATTTCGTCATTGAGCCGTTGCCGAATCTGGTGTTCACCAGGGACTCGTCGATCTGGGTCGGGCCGCGGGTGGTGATCCCCACCCTGGCGCTACGGGCCCGCGTTCGCGAGGCGTCGCTGACCGACCTGATCTATGCCCATCATCCGCGCTTCACCGGCGTGCGGAAGGCCTACGAATCAAGGTCAGCGCCCGTCGAAGGTGGTGACGTACTGCTACTCGCCCCGGGCGTGATCGCGGTGGGGGTGGGTGAGCGGACCACTCCTGCCGGCGCGGAAGCGTTGGCGCGCAGCCTTTTTGACGATGATCTTGCGCACACGGTGCTCGCGGTCCCGATCGCGCAGCGACGCGCGCAGATGCACCTGGACACCGTGTGCACGTTGGTCGACACGGACACGGTGCTGATGTATGCCAACATCGTCGATACGCTCACGGCATTCGCGATCCAGCGCACGCCCCATGGTGTGACCGTTAGCGACGCCGCTCCATTTCTCGAGGCGGCCGCAAGGGCGATCGGCATCGACAAGTTGCGGGTCATCGACACCGGGTTGGATCCCGTAACCGCCGAACGTGAACAGTGGGACGACGGCAACAACACGTTGGCATTGGAGCCCGGCGTTGTTGTCGCCTATGAGCGCAACGTACAGACCAACATCCGCCTGCAGGACGCGGGCATCGAAGTACTGACCATCGCGGGTTCTGAATTGGGTACCGGTCGCGGCGGGCCGCGCTGCATGTCCTGCCCTATTGCCCGCGATCCGCTGTAG
- a CDS encoding alpha-ketoglutarate-dependent dioxygenase AlkB has translation MGIALQGSLFEHHERRQLGDGAFIELRCGWLTDGAELLDALLSGVSWRAERRQMYDKVVDVPRLVSFHDLTTEDPPHPLLTRLRRRLNDIYAGELGEPFTTVGLCCYRDGSDSVAWHGDTVGRSSFQDTMVAIVSLGATRVFALRKRGGGPSLRLPLAHGDLLVMGGSCQRTWEHAVPKTSAPTGPRVSIQFRPRDVR, from the coding sequence GTGGGGATCGCGCTGCAGGGCTCACTGTTCGAGCATCACGAGCGACGACAACTCGGTGACGGCGCCTTTATTGAGCTCCGCTGCGGCTGGCTGACAGACGGAGCGGAGCTGCTGGACGCGTTGTTGTCTGGGGTGTCGTGGCGTGCTGAACGCCGGCAGATGTACGACAAGGTGGTCGACGTGCCCCGGCTGGTGAGTTTTCACGACCTGACAACCGAAGATCCTCCGCATCCACTGCTGACGCGGCTGCGCCGCAGACTCAACGACATCTACGCCGGCGAGCTGGGTGAGCCCTTCACCACTGTCGGATTGTGCTGTTATCGCGACGGTTCCGACAGTGTCGCCTGGCATGGCGACACTGTCGGCCGGAGCAGCTTCCAGGACACCATGGTGGCGATCGTCAGCCTCGGCGCCACACGAGTCTTCGCGTTACGTAAACGCGGCGGCGGCCCGTCGTTGCGCCTGCCACTGGCACACGGCGATCTGCTGGTGATGGGCGGCTCCTGCCAACGCACCTGGGAGCACGCGGTCCCCAAGACGTCCGCGCCAACAGGCCCGCGGGTCAGCATCCAGTTCCGACCACGCGACGTGCGCTAG
- a CDS encoding endonuclease domain-containing protein, producing MTGVFLGSEAIARGALTRGQLRWNYRKIHHDVYLPKDTVRSLRDNIHAAWLWSGRRAIVAGRAAAALHGAKWVDDFTPVELVGPFHHPPPGIIVRRERISDEDVVGRGELLVTSLARTAFDLARHLPRGVAVAHLDALAAATNLTAADIMPIATRNKGARGARHCRAAISLMDGGAQSPKESWLRLVLIDAGLPRPTTQIQVTDGQFVAHLDMGWEEPMVALEYDGDQHRQDRRQYVRDVRRTEILDRLGWHVIKVINEDRPNVVVHRARDALARRSAPRATADRGQ from the coding sequence GTGACGGGGGTGTTTCTAGGAAGCGAAGCCATAGCACGCGGCGCCTTGACCCGCGGCCAATTACGTTGGAACTACCGAAAAATCCATCACGACGTCTACCTACCAAAGGACACGGTCAGGTCGCTGCGGGACAACATCCACGCGGCCTGGTTATGGTCAGGCCGAAGGGCCATTGTGGCGGGCCGCGCTGCAGCGGCACTGCACGGAGCGAAATGGGTTGACGACTTCACCCCGGTCGAGCTTGTAGGTCCGTTCCACCATCCACCGCCGGGCATCATCGTTCGGCGGGAACGGATCAGCGATGAGGACGTCGTTGGGCGGGGCGAGCTACTCGTCACCAGTCTGGCGCGCACAGCGTTCGACCTTGCACGCCATCTGCCACGGGGTGTCGCGGTCGCCCACCTGGACGCGCTGGCCGCCGCGACCAACCTCACGGCCGCGGACATCATGCCGATAGCTACCCGCAATAAGGGAGCCAGAGGTGCACGACATTGCCGAGCGGCTATCTCCCTGATGGACGGAGGAGCCCAGTCGCCAAAAGAAAGCTGGCTGCGGCTCGTCCTCATCGATGCTGGCCTACCTCGGCCTACCACCCAGATCCAAGTCACCGATGGCCAATTCGTGGCACATCTCGACATGGGGTGGGAAGAGCCGATGGTGGCTCTCGAATATGACGGCGACCAGCATCGCCAGGATCGGCGCCAGTATGTGAGAGACGTTCGCCGAACCGAGATACTCGATCGTCTTGGTTGGCACGTGATCAAGGTGATCAACGAGGATCGGCCGAATGTCGTCGTTCACCGGGCGCGCGACGCACTGGCCCGGCGGTCGGCGCCGAGAGCTACAGCGGATCGCGGGCAATAG
- a CDS encoding DUF5642 family protein — MLKMVFAVASACLLAGCSSGPATSSTKVNIAKVTDLKSSFGSDFNVTSIGERAIDPKLLSARKLPDGLTFDPADCAKLAVGPAMPPDMQGNMAAVSAEGHGNRFIVIAVETSKPFPLNDPGQGCTKVSFSGAQVRGGIEVIDAPHIEEARTLAVRRVLQTVVAGTPRTGELYDYTAAFGDYQVIVIANPLVVPGQPVVPVDTQRARDLLVKAVSTIRT; from the coding sequence ATGTTGAAGATGGTATTCGCGGTCGCATCCGCGTGCTTGCTCGCCGGCTGCTCATCGGGCCCGGCTACCTCTTCGACGAAGGTCAACATCGCCAAGGTCACGGACCTGAAGTCGAGCTTCGGGTCTGACTTCAATGTCACCAGCATTGGTGAAAGGGCGATCGATCCCAAGCTGCTGTCGGCGCGGAAGCTGCCCGACGGACTGACCTTCGATCCGGCGGATTGCGCGAAACTGGCGGTCGGGCCTGCGATGCCGCCGGACATGCAAGGCAATATGGCGGCGGTCTCCGCTGAGGGCCATGGCAACCGGTTCATCGTCATCGCGGTGGAGACTTCCAAGCCGTTTCCGCTCAACGATCCTGGGCAGGGCTGCACGAAGGTGTCATTCTCCGGGGCCCAAGTGCGGGGCGGAATCGAGGTAATCGATGCGCCGCACATCGAGGAGGCGCGCACGCTGGCTGTGCGCCGCGTCCTGCAGACGGTGGTAGCCGGGACACCCCGCACCGGCGAGCTTTACGACTACACCGCTGCGTTCGGCGACTATCAGGTGATCGTCATCGCCAATCCGCTGGTAGTCCCGGGACAGCCGGTGGTGCCGGTGGACACGCAGCGTGCCCGCGACTTGCTCGTCAAGGCGGTGAGCACGATCCGAACCTAG